From Montipora foliosa isolate CH-2021 chromosome 6, ASM3666993v2, whole genome shotgun sequence, a single genomic window includes:
- the LOC138008782 gene encoding uncharacterized protein has protein sequence MIRQPSSTMIVGPSGSGKTQLTEALLTEGDVFEGGRTKPCHYCYAVWQPRFERMKGRGIRFHEGIPDIDHLRQWFGKSGGGILVLDDLMDEGGNDKRVLDLFTRESHHRNITVLYLCQDLFPPGKYAKTISRNAHYLFVFKNPRDQSGFRALTLQAFPDRWRDVLRLFERCTQRPYGYIMMDLHPASDDRYRLFSCVTPSDGPTQVWKRE, from the coding sequence ATGATACGACAACCCAGTAGTACGATGATCGTCGGTCCCTCGGGGAGCGGCAAGACACAATTGACCGAAGCGCTCTTGACGGAAGGTGATGTCTTTGAAGGAGGTCGGACCAAACCGTGTCATTACTGTTATGCCGTATGGCAACCGCGTTTCGAACGGATGAAAGGTCGTGGGATCCGATTTCACGAAGGGATTCCCGACATCGATCATCTTCGACAATGGTTTGGAAAAAGTGGTGGCGGGATCCTGGTCTTGGACGATCTCATGGACGAAGGTGGCAACGACAAACGCGTGTTGGACCTATTCACCCGAGAATCGCATCATCGGAACATTACGGTGTTGTATTTGTGTCAAGACTTATTTCCACCCGGCAAGTATGCCAAGACCATCTCCAGGAATGCCCATTATCTCTTCGTGTTCAAGAATCCTAGAGATCAATCGGGATTTCGGGCCTTGACGTTACAAGCCTTTCCCGATCGATGGCGTGACGTGCTTCGTCTCTTCGAGAGGTGTACGCAACGCCCGTACGGGTATATAATGATGGACCTTCATCCCGCTTCAGACGATCGGTACCGACTGTTCAGTTGTGTGACACCCTCGGATGGTCCGACTCAAGTGTGGAAACGTGAATGA